The genomic region CAAAGGTCCGCCTGGACGAGATGGACATTGGTGACGCCGGCGGCCAGCAGCTTTTTGCGGTTGACGCGCAGCGATTCGAACGAGAAGTCGATGGCGACCATTTCCTTGACGCCGCGCGCCAGGGTCTGCGACATACGGCCCGTGCCGCAGCCGCCTTCCAGCAGGCGATCGTCCGGACGAGGTCCGAGAAGCTTTAACGTCAGCGGGATCTCGATCTTGCCGAAAAGGTTCAGAAACGCCATGCGGTCGTAATCGCCCACCTGCGAGTCGCGGGCGGCGATCTCGGAGCGCTGCGCCTCCAAAAGCTCCGTGGGGAGAAGGCGCGGGATCCCGTCTTCAATCGGATAGACCCGGCCGGCGGCGTCCGTCAGAGACCCTTCGAGGATCTCCTCGCCTTCCTGCTTGCTGACGGTCAAAGTCAGCGTTCCGCCGCCTTCCGGCGCCATCAGAAACGACAATAGTGAGCGATGCATGAAAGGCCTCTACCGCTCAGGGGTGGGTATGGGAATGGCGGCGCCGGGCGCCGGCGCCTCAGTGGCGGGAAGAATGGTCAGCTGAAGCCGGTAGTCGTCGCCAAGCACCTGCACGCCGTTCGCAGGATCGCCGTCGGGAGTGCGCCCCGCGACCTGCCGCTGGCTCGCGAGGTCATCGAAGAGACGCGTTTCGCCAAGACGCGTGATCTGAGTTGACGACGCGCTCCAGATCTGCGCGGGCACGAAGACACCGGGCGCCGGATGCGTATCGGACGCATCCGGCGCAATCGGCGA from Capsulimonas corticalis harbors:
- a CDS encoding methyltransferase domain-containing protein; this encodes MHRSLLSFLMAPEGGGTLTLTVSKQEGEEILEGSLTDAAGRVYPIEDGIPRLLPTELLEAQRSEIAARDSQVGDYDRMAFLNLFGKIEIPLTLKLLGPRPDDRLLEGGCGTGRMSQTLARGVKEMVAIDFSFESLRVNRKKLLAAGVTNVHLVQADLCHLPFAPGAFTRAVSCQVLEHVPGEEARRGAVSELSRVLRPSATLVLSAYKHSLFTRMFGEKEGAHDGGIPFFRFTMRELKDLLGTCFRVERITGILVYLYITQCKKH